The Bacteroidota bacterium genome includes the window TTACACAAAGGATTTCAATTGTTTAATACTTTTTTGATACTATGTCAAATACTGTGGGTAATCAAATTTGATTCACAGATTACAAAAAGAGTAATTTTGTAATCTGTGAATCTGTGGCTTTAATATTTTTCCACCCACACAAATCAACATAGAACCACTTTTTTGTAAACATCAAGATTCCCCTCAGCCATTTTTTCTTTGGAAAAATGCTCAAGGGTTTTTCTTGCATTTGCTATAATTTTATTTTTTAGTGTTTCATCTTTAATTGCTAATTCTACAAGTTCAGAAAGTTCTTTTATGTTTTTCACTTGTGCAATTAAAGCGTTTTCCTTATGTTTTATTATTTCGCTTACACCACCTGCATTTGTTGCTACCACTGGAACTCCGCAAGCCATAGCATCAAGGATTGTTGTGCCTAAGCCTTCGGTTTTAGAAGTAAACAAAAACACATCAACCTCATGTAAAATTTCAGGAATATCATTTCTAAAACCTGTGAGAATAACATTTTTCGCAAGTCCTTTTTTGTTAATGTAACTCCTAATATCTTTTTCTAAAGGACCTTTACCAATTATAAAAAAAATTGCACTTATATTCTTTTTAAGCAAATCCTCTGCTGTATCAACAAAAGTAAAATAATCTTTATGGTCAGCAATTGCAGATGTGTTAGCAATTATTATTTCTTCGTTTTTCAAAGAATACTCATTCCTGAGTTTATTGGTATTTTGTTTAGCTTCAAATTTCTTCACATCAATTCCTGAATGAACAACCTCTAGTTTTGCTTTATCTTTAATTGCAGGTTCTAAAATATCTTTAACTGTTTTAGAGATGCATATATATTTTTTTATACAATCACAATTATATTTTTTCTTTGATAAAAATGAAGAATGAACAGGAAAATCTACTCTTCTGCTAACAATAACTTTTGGTAATTTCGTAAAAAGACTATTGATAAATAAAAAAGTATGAGCTTTGGAATCATGAACATGGATTATATCAATTTCATTTTTTATGCAAATAAAATTAATTATACTCCTGTTTTTAATGTTGTTTAAAAGTCCTGTTTTTAAAGAATAGAAGGGAATATCGTTGTTAATGCAATAGTTATTCATTGCATTTCCTTTGGCACAAAGAAACCACTGTTTGCAGGATTTATTTTTCAATTCCTCATACAAATAAGCTGCTTGTTGCTCACCACCTCTCCATTCTTTATGA containing:
- a CDS encoding glycosyltransferase family 4 protein; the encoded protein is MMQAKLKILHISFHKEWRGGEQQAAYLYEELKNKSCKQWFLCAKGNAMNNYCINNDIPFYSLKTGLLNNIKNRSIINFICIKNEIDIIHVHDSKAHTFLFINSLFTKLPKVIVSRRVDFPVHSSFLSKKKYNCDCIKKYICISKTVKDILEPAIKDKAKLEVVHSGIDVKKFEAKQNTNKLRNEYSLKNEEIIIANTSAIADHKDYFTFVDTAEDLLKKNISAIFFIIGKGPLEKDIRSYINKKGLAKNVILTGFRNDIPEILHEVDVFLFTSKTEGLGTTILDAMACGVPVVATNAGGVSEIIKHKENALIAQVKNIKELSELVELAIKDETLKNKIIANARKTLEHFSKEKMAEGNLDVYKKVVLC